A single window of Acanthopagrus latus isolate v.2019 chromosome 1, fAcaLat1.1, whole genome shotgun sequence DNA harbors:
- the tekt4 gene encoding tektin-4 encodes MSSEVLVSRPHYDSRAVALRGPDKEPPVRPELPQPSSGSATAGYRSAKYRPSEWFYNYHSILQRAGTDGQTARSVQRESKVLYQDTEADTLKNQADGTRLLGERLQEIHHWKSELQRHIDQLRADTEALLALKKRLEKALDASEAPYAIATDNLTCRARRLGPDLVRDSVEEELLQEVDLIRSVQALLKRTTAQVVCQIKMNREAKQTLELDWSDKYQAYNLDDHSGRYSNMSPDTQHHPSSATLQDQVCNCTSWTQFTQDNLTKAMQEEQATNSLRLLVERVLHDTTEDLRVQCSRVDQAFSQRCVQLIEAKTLLEIKLPQILEQIAAQERNIVALQQAIHNKEAPLRVAQSRLYLRSLRPNMELCRDQPQLSLEGEVRQLDATLASLHQQLSEARGSLSHLEESRITLEKDINCKTHSLFIERDKCMTHRKRYPTVSTLSGY; translated from the exons ATGAGCTCCGAGGTTTTAGTGTCAAGGCCGCACTATGACAGCAGGGCTGTGGCTCTGCGGGGGCCGGACAAAGAGCCCCCAGTGAGGCCGGAGCTCCCGCAGCCGTCCTCGGGCTCGGCCACCGCCGGGTACCGCTCCGCTAAATACCGCCCGTCCGAGTGGTTCTACAACTACCACAGTATCCTCCAGCGGGCCGGTACCGACGGCCAAACGGCCAGGAGCGTCCAGCGAGAGTCCAAGGTTCTCTACCAGGATACCGAGGCGGACACGCTGAAGAACCAGGCCGACGGAACACGTCTCCTGGGAGAGAGACTGCAGGAGATCCACCACTGGAAGTCTGAGCTGCAGCGGCACATCGACCAGCTGCGGGCCGACACCGAGGCCCTGCTGGCGCTAAAGAAGAGGCTGGAGAAGGCGCTGGACGCCTCCGAGGCTCCGTACGCCATCGCCACCGACAACCTGACCTGCAGGGCCAGAAGACTGGGGCCAGACCTGGTCCGggactctgtggaagaggagcTGTTACAG gagGTGGACTTGATCCGGAGCGTCCAGGCTCTTCTGAAGAGGACTACAGCTCAGGTTGTCTGTCAGATCAA gatgaaCAGAGAGGCCAAGCAGACGTTGGAGTTGGACTGGTCCGATAAGTACCAGGCCTACAACTTAGATGACCACAGTGGAAGATACAGTAACATGAGCCCAGATACACAGCACCACCCCAGCTCCGCCACCTTGCAGGACCA GGTGTGTAACTGCACATCTTGGACACAGTTTACACAAGACAACCTGACCAAGGCGATGCAGGAGGAACAGGCCACCAACAGtctcag actgctGGTGGAGCGAGTGCTGCACGACACCACGGAGGATCTGAGAGTCCAGTGCTCCAGAGTGGACCAAGCCTTCAGCCAGCGCTGTGTGCAGCTGATAGAGGCCAAGACCCTGCTGGAGATCAAGCTCCCccag ATCTTGGAGCAGATTGCGGCTCAGGAGAGGAACATTGTAGCTCTCCAGCAGGCCATCCACAACAAAGAGGCTCCACTGAGAGTCGCTCAGTCCAGACTTTACCTGCGCTCCCTCAGACCCAACATGGAGCTCTGCAGAGACCAACCCCAGCTCAG TTTGGAAGGGGAGGTGAGGCAGCTTGATGCCACGCTGGCGTCTCTGCACCAGCAGCTGAGCGAGGCCAGAGGCTCCCTGTCGCACCTGGAGGAGTCCCGCATCACTCTTGAGAAGGACATAAACTGTAAAACTCACTCGCTGTTCATCGAGAGGGACAAGTGTATGACCCACCGCAAACGGTACCCAACAGTATCCACACTGTCAGGATACTGA